A single window of Aspergillus flavus chromosome 4, complete sequence DNA harbors:
- a CDS encoding tyrosinase central domain protein produces the protein MSFINLLILLVIACLTSTTAGLCSSRKVTTRKEWRELDESERIEYINAIYCLRERPSYLPNEEFPGVRDRLDDFVATHINYTTRVHQNGLLLPWHRHFIFIWETTLREECGYTGRLPYWNWVLDAYTLFDSPTLNGNPTSLSGNGAFEADEVLSCNSQNTECLPRGTGNGCVKSGPFANFQVHLAPINASLAQPYSRPPSYAFDYKPHCLTRSLNPFIMAVFNNDTVGDRLLQANNITEFLRVMEPSGFDDMGAHGGGHHSIGGDMQNLFISPQDPIFMLHHAMIDRIWGIWQQQDPPNRRNALNGTTIIYDPPDAPLVTLDTVMEFGVLDSTRKVGEVMHPMDYEYCYRYT, from the exons ATGTCGTTCATCAACCTGCTCATTCTTCTGGTCATTGCCTGTCTTACCTCAACAACGGCAGGATTATGTAGCTCACGCAAGGTGACTACAAGGAAGGAATG GCGAGAACTAGACGAAAGTGAACGGATAGAGTATATAAATGCGATATATTGCCTGCGCGAACGGCCATCCTATTTACCGAACGAAGAGTTTCCCGGAGTTCGAGACCGATTAGATGATTTTGTCGC CACTCACATCAACTACACAACTCGTGTTCACCAAAACGGTCTTCTGCTCCCTTGGCATCGCCATTTTATCTTCATCTGGGAAACAACTCTACGTGAGGAATGCGGATATACAGGCAGGCTACC ATATTGGAACTGGGTCCTAGACGCATACACCTTGTTTGACAGTCCCACGCTCAACGGCAACCCGACATCTCTCTCCGGGAATGGAGCATTTGAAGCAGACGAGGTCCTCTCATGCAATTCCCAAAACACCGAATGTCTCCCCCGAGGCACGGGAAACGGCTGTGTGAAATCGGGCCCATTCGCCAACTTCCAGGTACACCTGGCGCCGATCAACGCAAGTTTAGCCCAACCTTATTCCCGCCCCCCTTCCTATGCCTTCGATTATAAACCACACTGCCTGACGCGGAGTCTAAACCCTTTTATTATGGCTGTTTTCAATAACGATACCGTGGGCGACCGGTTGCTGCAAGCCAACAATATCACCGAATTTCTTAGAGTCATGGAACCTAGTGGGTTTGATGATATGGGTGCGCATGGAGGTGGTCACCACTCTATTGGAGGTGATATGCAAAACTTATTTATATCGCCACAGGATCCCATATTCATGCTGCATCATGCTATGATTGATCGCATCTGGGGCATATGGCAGCAACAGGATCCCCCGAATCGTCGAAATGCCTTGAATGGCACGACGATCATTTATGACCCCCCGGATGCTCCGTTGGTGACTCTCGATACGGTTATGGAGTTTGGCGTGCTGGATAGTACGAGGAAAGTTGGGGAAGTGATGCATCCGATGGACTATGAGTATTGCTATCGTTATACTTGA